One Chloroflexota bacterium DNA segment encodes these proteins:
- a CDS encoding glycoside hydrolase family 9 protein, which produces MTVHFQRRKRSRTLIAACSTVALTASVAFGNISSVFGVIQHESRNTTPANLPAAAVAASSLIRVNQHGYLPNAIKRASLVNSSNSPVAWQLRNSSGSTVFSGNTTVFGYDASSGDTIHIIDFSGYTGTGSSFTLAAAGNVSHQFDISATVYRQLKYDALAYFYHNRSGIGITMPYAGRNDLTRPAGHVGIAPNRGDTNVPCAPGTGCSYSLNVVGGWYDAGDHGKYVVNGGISVWTLLNQYERNQYLGASAADFGDGRMSIPENSNGVADLLDEARWELDFMLRMQVPAGQPRAGMVHHKMHDANWTGIPLRPDQDSQDRVLRPPSTAATLNLAATAAQGSRIWRFIDPAYSSRLLSAAETAWAAARANPNVIALDSDGTGGGSYGDPQVGDEFYWAASELYITTGKAEYKSYLQSSSYYQDVPSDYSSREPAMTWGTTEALGTISLAVVPSGFNSSELAGVRNAVISAATVFANNTTGQGYGTPFNSTSTGYPWGSNSFVLNNGIILGLAHDFTGNVSYLNAMSQGMDYLLGRNAMDKSYVTGYGENPLQNPHHRFWAFQANSGFPRPPAGAVSGGPNSALQDPYAQSIGLPGCKAQKCFVDHIESWSTNEITINWNAPLAWVAAYLDEKAGSVTPPTATPIPPTATPIPATATPRPATATPIPATATPIGPTATATPIVPTATPRPATATPVPTNTPVVPTQTNSSCQVTYTISNQWPTGFTADVVIKNNGAAINGWNLAWTYAGNQFISNLWNGNVSQVGQAVNVTNVNWNGYLGTGATASFGMQASFSGTNAKPTAFSLNGVACSVTP; this is translated from the coding sequence ATGACTGTTCATTTCCAACGGCGGAAACGATCACGCACGCTGATCGCAGCCTGTAGTACGGTTGCGCTGACGGCAAGTGTGGCTTTTGGGAACATCTCCTCGGTGTTTGGGGTTATCCAACACGAATCCCGCAATACAACTCCGGCTAATCTCCCCGCTGCTGCTGTGGCAGCTTCCTCGCTGATTCGGGTCAACCAGCATGGCTATTTGCCCAATGCGATTAAACGTGCAAGCTTGGTCAATAGCAGTAACTCGCCTGTGGCTTGGCAACTGCGCAATAGCTCCGGCTCAACCGTGTTTTCAGGCAATACTACGGTTTTTGGCTATGATGCTAGCTCTGGCGATACGATTCATATCATCGATTTTTCGGGCTACACTGGCACTGGCAGCAGCTTTACCTTGGCAGCAGCTGGCAATGTGAGCCATCAATTTGATATTAGCGCGACGGTCTATCGCCAATTAAAATACGATGCTCTCGCCTACTTCTACCATAATCGCAGCGGAATTGGGATCACCATGCCCTATGCTGGGCGCAATGATCTGACTCGACCTGCTGGCCATGTTGGCATCGCTCCCAACCGTGGCGATACCAATGTGCCCTGTGCGCCTGGCACTGGCTGTAGCTATTCACTGAATGTAGTTGGCGGCTGGTACGATGCTGGCGACCATGGCAAATATGTGGTCAATGGTGGGATTTCGGTCTGGACATTGCTTAATCAATATGAGCGCAACCAATATTTAGGTGCGTCGGCAGCCGATTTTGGCGATGGCCGCATGAGTATTCCTGAAAATAGCAATGGCGTAGCCGATTTGCTCGACGAGGCGCGTTGGGAATTGGATTTTATGTTGCGCATGCAAGTGCCTGCTGGTCAACCACGGGCTGGCATGGTGCACCACAAAATGCACGATGCCAACTGGACTGGTATTCCACTGCGCCCCGATCAAGACTCACAGGATCGGGTATTGCGCCCACCAAGCACTGCTGCAACCTTGAACTTGGCGGCAACTGCGGCCCAAGGTTCACGGATCTGGCGTTTCATTGATCCAGCGTATTCATCACGTTTGTTGAGCGCTGCCGAAACTGCTTGGGCAGCGGCGCGGGCTAACCCTAACGTGATTGCCTTAGATAGTGATGGAACAGGCGGTGGTTCGTATGGCGATCCACAAGTTGGCGATGAATTTTATTGGGCCGCCAGCGAACTCTACATCACGACTGGCAAAGCCGAATACAAGAGCTATTTGCAAAGCTCAAGCTACTACCAAGATGTACCAAGCGATTACAGCAGCCGCGAACCAGCCATGACGTGGGGCACAACCGAGGCGCTAGGCACAATTTCATTGGCGGTTGTACCCAGCGGCTTCAACAGTAGCGAACTGGCGGGCGTGCGCAATGCAGTGATTAGCGCAGCCACTGTGTTTGCCAATAACACCACTGGCCAAGGCTATGGCACACCATTTAATTCAACCAGCACTGGTTATCCATGGGGTTCCAACTCGTTTGTCTTGAATAATGGGATTATTTTGGGCTTGGCCCATGATTTCACTGGCAACGTGAGCTATCTCAATGCAATGAGCCAAGGTATGGATTATTTGCTGGGTCGCAATGCGATGGATAAATCGTATGTGACGGGTTATGGCGAAAACCCCTTGCAAAACCCGCATCACCGTTTCTGGGCCTTCCAAGCGAATAGTGGCTTTCCTCGCCCACCAGCCGGGGCAGTTTCGGGCGGCCCTAACTCGGCATTGCAAGATCCCTATGCTCAAAGCATTGGTTTACCTGGCTGTAAAGCCCAAAAATGTTTCGTTGATCATATAGAATCGTGGTCAACCAACGAAATTACCATCAACTGGAATGCACCATTAGCTTGGGTCGCGGCCTATTTGGATGAAAAAGCTGGCTCGGTAACCCCACCGACGGCTACGCCAATTCCGCCAACTGCGACTCCAATTCCGGCGACCGCCACGCCACGCCCAGCCACAGCTACGCCAATTCCGGCGACGGCAACCCCGATTGGCCCAACCGCGACGGCTACGCCAATCGTGCCAACCGCTACGCCACGGCCAGCGACGGCAACTCCTGTGCCAACCAACACGCCAGTTGTGCCAACCCAAACGAACTCAAGTTGCCAAGTGACCTACACCATTTCCAACCAATGGCCAACCGGCTTCACCGCCGATGTTGTGATCAAAAACAACGGTGCGGCGATCAATGGCTGGAACCTTGCTTGGACTTACGCAGGTAATCAATTTATTAGTAATTTGTGGAATGGCAATGTGAGCCAAGTTGGCCAAGCGGTCAATGTGACTAACGTCAATTGGAATGGCTACTTAGGCACTGGGGCAACTGCAAGCTTTGGTATGCAAGCGAGCTTCAGTGGTACGAACGCCAAACCAACTGCTTTCAGCTTGAATGGTGTTGCCTGTAGCGTTACGCCGTAA
- a CDS encoding lytic polysaccharide monooxygenase — MVQRRIFSLTVGCWSALLLVLAISSQVNAHGAMQTPVSRTYACFLEGPETPDTAACRAAIDIGGTQPLYDWNEVNIGNAAGQHRSLIPDGKLCSAGRAKYAGFDLPRADWPATPLTSGSSMSFLYRATAPHPGSFEFYITRDGYSPTQALKWSDLEATPFLKVTNPQLVNGSYVINARIPSNKTGRHLIYSIWQRSDSAEAFYTCSDVTFGGTNPTSVPTATPRPSAVPTATVPPTGTPIATATPRPTSVPTATPTNPTTQAWQPYTSYATGAGVTYAGSTYICRQGHTSLPGWEPSAVPALWQLIN, encoded by the coding sequence ATGGTACAACGCCGTATCTTTAGTTTAACCGTCGGTTGTTGGTCGGCATTATTACTAGTTTTGGCGATTAGCAGCCAAGTTAATGCTCACGGAGCGATGCAAACGCCAGTCAGTCGGACGTATGCATGTTTTCTCGAAGGCCCAGAAACTCCTGATACCGCCGCTTGTCGCGCAGCAATTGATATCGGGGGCACGCAGCCGCTCTACGATTGGAATGAAGTTAATATTGGTAATGCTGCGGGTCAGCATCGTTCGTTAATTCCCGATGGCAAATTGTGTAGTGCAGGCCGCGCCAAGTATGCCGGCTTTGATCTACCACGCGCCGATTGGCCCGCCACGCCCTTAACTTCGGGCAGTTCAATGAGTTTTCTCTATCGGGCGACCGCACCGCACCCAGGTTCATTCGAGTTTTACATTACCCGCGATGGCTATAGCCCGACCCAAGCCCTCAAATGGTCGGATCTTGAGGCCACGCCCTTTTTGAAGGTCACCAATCCGCAATTAGTTAATGGCTCATATGTGATCAATGCCCGCATTCCCAGTAACAAAACTGGCCGCCATTTGATCTATTCAATTTGGCAGCGCTCGGATAGTGCTGAGGCCTTTTACACCTGCTCGGATGTGACCTTTGGCGGCACCAACCCAACCAGTGTGCCAACCGCCACGCCACGGCCAAGCGCTGTGCCCACTGCAACCGTGCCACCAACAGGCACACCAATTGCGACCGCTACACCGCGCCCAACCAGCGTGCCAACTGCTACGCCAACCAACCCAACTACCCAAGCTTGGCAACCCTACACCAGCTATGCCACTGGCGCAGGAGTGACCTACGCAGGCAGCACCTATATCTGCCGCCAAGGCCATACCTCGCTGCCAGGCTGGGAACCCTCAGCAGTGCCAGCGTTATGGCAATTGATTAATTAA
- a CDS encoding SMP-30/gluconolactonase/LRE family protein codes for MARIYLLILIIGVSLTSCGSSVAPTATIAPIATSVSQAEVTATVAPTLEPTIAPIAAITTPITLSEGFAQPEGMLHNQLSDLYLVSNINGTPFGRDDNGYIAQINPDGTLNQAKWIDGASAEVELNAPKGMAIANNTLYVADLDSVRLFDAVSGEVKGTIAISGSSFLNDLVARDDGMVFVSDMGVKEDFSSTGTAAIYQIDPAGNVSLMVKLADGNPNGLVITADGTLLVCRYDTAVEIFELTVDGTLQPYRKASASQHDGLVVLADQSLLVSSWQTANIHQLMADGSERIMYHGTTGAPADINLDRQRGVLLMPLIMTNQVALWPLAN; via the coding sequence ATGGCTCGGATCTATCTATTAATACTAATTATCGGTGTGAGTTTAACGAGTTGTGGGAGCAGCGTCGCCCCGACTGCAACCATTGCGCCAATCGCAACTAGCGTTAGCCAAGCTGAAGTAACGGCCACTGTTGCCCCAACGCTTGAGCCAACAATCGCCCCAATTGCCGCAATTACCACACCAATCACCTTGAGCGAAGGTTTTGCCCAACCAGAAGGCATGCTGCACAATCAGCTCAGCGATCTGTATCTGGTTTCAAATATTAATGGTACACCATTTGGCCGCGATGATAACGGCTATATTGCGCAAATTAACCCCGATGGCACACTTAATCAAGCCAAATGGATTGATGGCGCGAGTGCAGAGGTCGAATTAAACGCGCCCAAAGGCATGGCGATTGCCAATAATACCCTGTATGTGGCTGATCTGGATAGCGTGCGCTTGTTTGACGCAGTTTCGGGCGAGGTCAAAGGCACAATTGCAATTAGCGGTAGCAGCTTCTTAAATGATCTTGTGGCGCGTGATGATGGAATGGTGTTTGTTAGCGATATGGGAGTAAAAGAGGATTTTTCGAGCACTGGTACGGCGGCGATCTATCAAATTGATCCAGCGGGCAATGTTTCGCTGATGGTCAAACTTGCCGATGGTAACCCCAATGGCTTGGTTATAACTGCTGATGGCACGCTGTTGGTTTGCCGCTACGATACTGCGGTTGAGATTTTTGAACTGACTGTTGATGGCACATTGCAGCCTTATCGCAAGGCTAGCGCTAGCCAACATGATGGCTTGGTGGTGTTAGCTGATCAAAGTTTGTTGGTTTCATCGTGGCAAACCGCCAATATTCATCAATTAATGGCTGATGGCAGCGAACGCATCATGTACCATGGGACAACAGGCGCTCCTGCTGATATTAATCTTGACCGTCAACGTGGAGTTCTATTGATGCCGCTGATTATGACTAACCAAGTGGCGTTATGGCCGCTAGCTAACTAA